A DNA window from Pedomonas mirosovicensis contains the following coding sequences:
- a CDS encoding heavy metal translocating P-type ATPase has protein sequence MGEVAASETVRLHVEGMTCGGCARKVERTLRALPGVVDVAVDLAAKTAAAQGAGLEPDALAAAVTEAGYRATVAPEELNSEEPHHSAPVAEAPAAAASNAQTLTLEIGGMTCASCVSRVEKALKGVPGVVEASVNLAAETARVTAQPGVSTAVLVAAVHEAGYRAAPGAVVEDAAAAEAARQMARETAARREGWRVALAFVLAAPLVLPMVLEPLGIHWMLNGWAQLGIASIVQFMLGARFYRAGWKAARAGTGNMDLLVAIGTSAAWGLSAYHLLAVGSGAPLYFEASAVVIALVLLGKWLEGRAKRQAGAAIRALASLRPATARVIGPDGQVRDVPVGEVRVGTLVEVRPGERFPVDGIIIEGATTADESLLTGESLPVEKAPGDKVAGGAINGEGRVLVDVTAVGAETMLSRVVRLVEEAQGAKPPVQRMVDRVSAIFVPVVLGIALLTLLGWLLTGASAETAILNAVAVLVIACPCALGLATPAAVMVGTGRAARAGVLIKDAEALEVAHRVDTVLFDKTGTLTEGRPALAALVPVEGVDQAEALRLAAGIQQGSEHPLARAVVTAAGEQGLALPQAQQVRALPGRGVAGRVEGRDLRLGSQRLMAEEGVDVSPLTPDAERLAGEGRTVSWLAEVDEQPRLLALLAFGDALKPSAFEAIAGLKRAGIRTVLLTGDSQAAGEAAARKLGLDAVIAGVLPEGKAEVVARLKAEGRTLAMVGDGINDAPALAAADVGLAMGSGTDVAMEAAGITLMRGDPRLVADALSISRRTYGKIRQGLFWAFAYNVIGIPLAAVGWLSPVIAGAAMALSSVSVMLNALSLRRWQPGAGSGN, from the coding sequence ATGGGCGAAGTGGCAGCGAGCGAGACGGTACGCCTGCATGTGGAGGGCATGACCTGCGGCGGCTGCGCCCGCAAGGTGGAGCGCACGCTGCGGGCGCTGCCCGGCGTCGTGGATGTCGCGGTGGACCTGGCGGCCAAGACGGCGGCGGCGCAGGGCGCGGGGCTGGAGCCGGACGCGCTGGCGGCGGCGGTGACGGAGGCGGGGTATCGCGCCACGGTTGCTCCAGAAGAACTAAATAGCGAGGAACCGCATCACAGCGCCCCGGTGGCGGAAGCTCCGGCGGCCGCAGCGTCGAACGCGCAAACCCTCACCCTTGAGATTGGCGGCATGACCTGCGCCTCCTGCGTGAGCCGGGTGGAAAAGGCGCTGAAGGGCGTGCCGGGCGTGGTGGAGGCTTCCGTCAATCTCGCCGCCGAGACCGCGCGGGTGACGGCGCAGCCCGGCGTTTCCACCGCCGTGCTGGTGGCCGCGGTGCATGAGGCGGGCTACCGGGCCGCCCCCGGCGCTGTGGTGGAAGATGCCGCTGCGGCGGAAGCGGCGCGGCAGATGGCCCGCGAAACGGCGGCGCGGCGGGAAGGCTGGCGGGTGGCGCTCGCCTTCGTGCTGGCGGCCCCGCTGGTGCTGCCCATGGTTCTGGAGCCGCTTGGCATCCACTGGATGCTGAACGGCTGGGCGCAGCTGGGAATCGCCAGCATCGTGCAGTTCATGCTCGGCGCGCGGTTCTACCGGGCAGGCTGGAAGGCAGCACGGGCAGGCACCGGCAACATGGATCTGCTGGTGGCCATCGGCACCTCGGCGGCGTGGGGGCTGAGCGCCTATCACCTGCTGGCGGTTGGGTCCGGCGCGCCGCTCTATTTCGAGGCCTCGGCGGTTGTCATTGCGCTGGTGCTGCTCGGCAAGTGGCTGGAAGGCCGGGCCAAGCGGCAGGCGGGCGCGGCCATTCGCGCGCTGGCGTCCCTTCGCCCGGCAACAGCGCGGGTGATAGGCCCGGATGGGCAGGTGCGGGACGTGCCGGTGGGCGAGGTGCGCGTGGGCACCCTCGTGGAGGTGCGCCCCGGCGAGCGGTTTCCGGTGGACGGCATCATCATCGAGGGCGCGACCACGGCGGATGAAAGCCTGCTGACGGGCGAAAGCCTGCCGGTGGAGAAGGCCCCTGGCGACAAGGTGGCCGGTGGCGCCATCAATGGCGAAGGCCGGGTGCTGGTGGATGTAACGGCCGTGGGCGCGGAGACCATGTTGTCGCGCGTCGTGCGGCTGGTGGAGGAGGCGCAAGGAGCCAAACCCCCGGTGCAGCGCATGGTGGACCGGGTGAGCGCCATCTTCGTGCCCGTGGTGCTGGGCATTGCGCTGCTGACCCTCCTTGGCTGGTTGCTGACAGGCGCGAGCGCCGAGACGGCGATTCTCAACGCCGTTGCCGTGCTGGTGATCGCCTGCCCTTGCGCGCTGGGTCTGGCGACGCCTGCAGCAGTGATGGTGGGCACCGGCCGCGCGGCGCGGGCGGGCGTGCTCATCAAGGACGCGGAAGCGCTGGAAGTGGCGCACCGGGTGGACACGGTGCTGTTCGACAAGACCGGGACGCTAACCGAAGGCAGGCCCGCTCTGGCGGCGCTGGTTCCGGTTGAAGGCGTTGACCAAGCGGAGGCGTTGCGACTGGCGGCCGGCATACAGCAAGGCAGTGAACATCCGCTGGCCCGCGCGGTGGTGACGGCGGCGGGCGAGCAGGGCCTTGCCTTGCCGCAGGCGCAGCAGGTGCGCGCCCTGCCGGGGCGCGGCGTGGCAGGAAGGGTCGAGGGGCGAGACTTGCGACTCGGCAGCCAGCGGCTGATGGCGGAGGAAGGCGTGGATGTCTCCCCGCTCACGCCTGATGCCGAACGGCTGGCGGGCGAGGGACGCACCGTTAGCTGGCTGGCGGAGGTGGACGAACAGCCCCGCCTGCTGGCGCTGCTCGCCTTCGGCGACGCGCTGAAGCCGAGCGCCTTCGAGGCCATCGCTGGGCTCAAGCGCGCGGGCATCCGTACCGTGCTGCTGACCGGGGATTCGCAGGCCGCAGGCGAGGCCGCCGCCCGCAAGCTGGGGCTGGACGCGGTGATCGCCGGGGTGCTCCCCGAAGGCAAGGCCGAGGTGGTCGCCCGCCTGAAAGCAGAAGGCCGCACGCTCGCCATGGTGGGCGACGGCATCAACGATGCCCCGGCGCTCGCTGCGGCGGACGTTGGCCTTGCCATGGGCTCGGGCACGGACGTTGCCATGGAAGCGGCGGGCATCACCCTGATGCGCGGCGACCCGCGCCTGGTGGCGGACGCGCTTAGTATCTCGCGCCGCACCTATGGTAAAATCCGCCAGGGGCTGTTCTGGGCGTTTGCCTACAACGTCATCGGCATTCCGCTGGCGGCTGTCGGCTGGTTGAGCCCGGTGATCGCCGGCGCAGCCATGGCCCTCTCCAGCGTCAGTGTTATGCTCAATGCCCTCTCGCTGCGTCGGTGGCAGCCGGGGGCGGGGAGCGGGAATTAG
- the cueR gene encoding Cu(I)-responsive transcriptional regulator — protein sequence MNIGQASKASGVSQRMIRHYEEIGLIPKAARRESGYRDYSEADVHRLTFIRRARDLGFSIEEIGQLLALWQDTGRASADVKALALARAEELRRKAEALEAMRRTLLHLASHCHGDTRPDCPILEDLAGGCCEEA from the coding sequence ATGAACATCGGGCAGGCATCGAAGGCATCGGGCGTGTCGCAGCGAATGATCCGCCACTATGAGGAGATCGGGCTCATTCCGAAGGCGGCGCGGCGGGAGTCCGGCTATCGGGACTACAGCGAGGCGGACGTGCATCGGCTGACGTTCATTCGCCGGGCGCGGGATCTGGGCTTTTCCATCGAGGAGATCGGCCAGCTGCTGGCGCTGTGGCAGGACACGGGGCGGGCAAGCGCCGACGTGAAGGCCTTGGCGCTGGCGCGGGCGGAGGAGCTGCGCCGCAAGGCCGAGGCGCTGGAGGCCATGCGCCGCACGCTCCTGCATCTGGCCTCCCACTGCCACGGCGACACCCGGCCGGATTGCCCCATTCTAGAGGATCTGGCGGGCGGCTGCTGCGAAGAGGCGTGA
- a CDS encoding GNAT family N-acetyltransferase, which yields MVGPARWAAMTAADIDAIFAIAEVVHPAYPEDRAVMAERLALYPAGCLVLRRGEEVIGYALSHPWAQNDAPPLNTLLGALPERAEVYYIHDLALLPEARGLRAGEAAVRRLAEHARALGLARMALVAVNNSGGFWRGQGFVVENSPALARKLVSYDADAAYMTRVL from the coding sequence ATGGTTGGCCCCGCCCGCTGGGCGGCGATGACGGCGGCAGACATCGATGCCATCTTCGCCATCGCCGAGGTGGTGCACCCTGCCTACCCGGAGGACCGGGCGGTGATGGCCGAGCGCCTTGCGCTTTATCCTGCTGGGTGCCTGGTGCTGCGGCGGGGCGAAGAGGTGATCGGCTACGCGCTCAGCCATCCGTGGGCGCAGAACGATGCGCCGCCGCTCAACACTTTGCTGGGTGCGCTGCCGGAGCGGGCGGAGGTTTACTACATTCACGACCTTGCATTGCTGCCCGAGGCGCGGGGGCTGCGCGCCGGGGAGGCGGCAGTGCGGCGGCTGGCGGAACACGCCCGCGCGTTGGGGCTGGCGCGCATGGCGCTGGTGGCGGTGAACAACTCCGGCGGCTTCTGGCGCGGCCAAGGCTTCGTGGTGGAGAACAGCCCGGCGTTGGCGCGCAAACTCGTCAGCTACGATGCGGATGCGGCCTACATGACACGGGTGCTGTAA
- a CDS encoding Lrp/AsnC ligand binding domain-containing protein yields the protein MESQPAYSRLFVLIKCEVGRASDVGEQIVDLIEEAQEVYSITGEYDLLVKFILPNLQAMSDLVLTKLHRIPGIKETHTFVSFRVFGEDIGDFVE from the coding sequence ATGGAAAGCCAGCCCGCCTATAGTCGCCTCTTCGTTCTCATCAAATGCGAGGTGGGTCGTGCCAGCGATGTTGGTGAGCAGATCGTCGATCTGATCGAGGAGGCGCAGGAAGTTTACTCGATCACAGGCGAGTATGACCTTCTGGTCAAATTTATCCTGCCGAACCTCCAGGCCATGTCTGACCTGGTGCTCACGAAGCTTCACCGTATTCCGGGCATCAAGGAAACGCACACCTTCGTCTCCTTCCGCGTATTCGGGGAAGATATCGGCGACTTCGTCGAGTGA
- a CDS encoding DUF6306 domain-containing protein, translating into MTDKPSSPVCYAAEADDAYMGYASRDELIAALNELLEAERAGAYVSRASMRDAAPGMAPLLKSIAADEARWCAMLSAQIRRLAATPSRKRGAFAEKAMAIADPHERLVFLNRGQNWVVRKLAELMPKVRDDTLHAALREMSQSHVHNIEAASQFMEAR; encoded by the coding sequence ATGACCGACAAACCTTCCTCCCCCGTCTGCTACGCCGCCGAGGCGGACGACGCCTACATGGGGTATGCCAGCCGGGACGAGCTGATCGCCGCGCTCAACGAGCTTCTGGAGGCCGAGCGCGCCGGGGCCTATGTCTCCCGCGCCTCGATGCGCGATGCCGCGCCGGGCATGGCGCCACTTCTGAAATCAATCGCGGCGGATGAAGCCCGCTGGTGCGCCATGCTGTCTGCCCAGATCAGGCGGCTGGCCGCCACGCCATCTCGCAAGCGCGGCGCGTTCGCCGAAAAGGCCATGGCCATCGCCGACCCGCACGAGCGGCTCGTGTTTCTCAATCGCGGCCAGAATTGGGTGGTCCGCAAGCTGGCTGAGCTGATGCCGAAGGTGCGCGACGACACGTTGCATGCTGCCCTGCGCGAAATGTCGCAAAGCCATGTCCATAACATCGAAGCCGCCAGCCAATTCATGGAGGCGCGCTGA
- a CDS encoding ATP-binding cassette domain-containing protein, with protein sequence MGGLGRLLKDNLGTMRQALAFAWEAADRRVKLLFTLAASFVLLGAAAASVSPVLLKLLVDGLSGEADTTGTTPPALAQLGGWVGPVGLVALYVISQAMATVVAEIQSLLNGKADQRLRRSMSGRILDHILRLPLRFHLNRQTGGVSQILANALTGYRLILQQLVLSIAPVLFQIGLSVWVLAALYPPQFTLILAAASVAYIVVFLVGAARLADAGRQVSSAEVEAYAILTDTMLNYETVKFCTAEELTQQRYDGVLKTAEGVWGLYYRRKAENGAMVAATFVLSFGAALLAALQQVSTGAMTVGDFVLINAYMLQIVKPLEALGMAFSQMIYGVTFTQKMVGLLAEPTEDVAAFAKGLPVQAKAPQGGGALTFERVSFAYGPERQTLADVSFKVEPGRTVGIVGGSGAGKSSLVRLLARLVEPDGGRILLDGVDIASLPLDALRSLVAVVPQDTVLFNQTLAFNIGVGRPGCSREEIESAAKAARIHDFILRQPQGYETIVGERGVKLSGGERQRIAIARAILRRPRIFIFDEATSALDTRTEREILRNLMEVSRGTTTLIIAHRLSTVVHADQIVVLEHGRVIETGTHAGLLATGGAYAELWKAQQRGHKKGAAAG encoded by the coding sequence ATGGGCGGCTTAGGGCGTCTGCTCAAGGACAATCTCGGCACCATGCGGCAGGCGCTCGCCTTCGCCTGGGAGGCAGCCGACAGGCGGGTGAAGCTGCTGTTCACGCTGGCCGCCAGCTTCGTGCTGCTGGGCGCGGCGGCGGCCAGCGTCTCGCCGGTGCTGCTGAAACTGTTGGTGGATGGCCTGTCTGGCGAGGCTGATACGACGGGCACCACGCCCCCGGCGCTGGCGCAGCTTGGCGGGTGGGTCGGGCCGGTGGGGCTGGTGGCGCTCTATGTCATCTCCCAGGCCATGGCGACGGTGGTGGCGGAGATCCAGTCCCTCCTCAACGGCAAGGCGGACCAGCGCCTGCGCCGCTCCATGAGCGGGCGGATTCTCGATCACATCCTGCGCCTGCCGCTGCGGTTTCATCTCAACCGGCAGACCGGCGGCGTCAGCCAGATCCTCGCCAACGCGCTGACCGGCTACCGGCTGATTCTGCAACAACTGGTGCTCTCCATCGCGCCAGTGCTGTTCCAGATCGGCTTGTCGGTGTGGGTGCTGGCTGCCCTCTATCCACCGCAGTTCACGCTGATCCTGGCGGCGGCGTCCGTCGCCTATATCGTCGTGTTCCTGGTGGGCGCGGCGCGGCTGGCCGATGCGGGCCGGCAGGTCTCCTCGGCGGAGGTGGAGGCCTACGCCATCCTCACCGACACCATGCTCAACTACGAAACCGTGAAGTTCTGCACCGCTGAGGAGTTGACCCAGCAGCGCTACGACGGCGTGCTGAAAACGGCCGAAGGAGTATGGGGGCTCTATTACCGCCGCAAGGCGGAGAACGGCGCAATGGTGGCTGCGACCTTCGTGCTTTCCTTCGGCGCGGCGCTCCTGGCTGCGCTCCAGCAGGTGAGCACGGGCGCCATGACCGTGGGCGACTTCGTGCTCATCAACGCCTACATGCTCCAGATCGTGAAGCCCCTGGAAGCGCTGGGCATGGCGTTCTCGCAGATGATCTATGGCGTCACCTTCACCCAGAAGATGGTGGGCCTGCTGGCCGAGCCGACCGAGGATGTGGCCGCCTTTGCCAAGGGCCTGCCCGTGCAGGCCAAGGCCCCGCAGGGCGGCGGGGCGCTGACGTTCGAGAGGGTCTCCTTCGCCTACGGTCCCGAGCGGCAGACGCTTGCTGACGTGAGCTTCAAGGTGGAGCCGGGCAGGACGGTGGGCATCGTCGGCGGCAGCGGGGCGGGCAAGTCATCGCTGGTGCGCCTGCTCGCCCGGCTGGTGGAGCCGGATGGCGGCCGCATCCTGCTCGATGGCGTCGATATCGCCTCCCTGCCGCTCGATGCCCTGCGCTCGCTCGTTGCCGTGGTGCCGCAGGATACGGTGCTGTTCAACCAGACGCTCGCCTTCAACATCGGCGTGGGGCGGCCCGGCTGCTCACGGGAAGAGATCGAGTCGGCGGCAAAGGCCGCGCGCATCCACGATTTCATCCTCCGCCAGCCACAGGGCTATGAAACCATCGTCGGCGAGCGGGGCGTGAAGCTTTCGGGCGGCGAGCGCCAACGCATCGCCATCGCGCGGGCTATTCTGCGCCGGCCGCGCATCTTCATCTTCGATGAGGCCACCTCGGCCCTCGATACCCGCACCGAACGGGAGATCCTGCGGAACCTGATGGAGGTTTCCCGCGGCACCACCACTCTCATCATCGCCCACCGCCTCTCGACCGTGGTCCACGCCGATCAGATCGTGGTGCTGGAGCACGGGCGGGTGATCGAAACCGGCACCCACGCCGGGCTGCTTGCCACCGGCGGAGCCTACGCCGAGCTGTGGAAAGCCCAGCAGCGCGGCCACAAAAAGGGCGCGGCGGCAGGGTGA
- a CDS encoding MFS transporter, producing the protein MSAAGVSESVTAENHAAQAGADVPVNSVKRVLGASLTGTAVEFYDFYIYATAAALVFGPLFFPSHNPSLQLLAAYASLGVAFIARPIGAVAFGHFGDKIGRKSTLVASLLIMGGSTVAIGFLPTYETAGWLAPVLLCLMRFGQGFGLGGEWGGAALLAVENAPKGWKGRFGMFPQLGAPVGFIAANGLFLLLGLMLTKQDFVQWGWRLPFLLSSVLVFLGLWVRTRLAETPAFARALAEAPPERVPLAVVMRQHPRALVGGIFAVVACFALFYLSTAFILGYGTTTLGYGREVFLQVMLGAILFMAAGIALAGVWSDFSTPRRVLMAGCVLTVPAGLLMAPALSSGSLAVIFAYLSFALLVMGLVYGPLGAFLPSLFPARVRYTGASMTFNLGGILGGSLTPMIAQMLASHGGLGYVGLYLAAAGIISFVAMVPLTRTAEG; encoded by the coding sequence ATGTCGGCAGCAGGCGTGAGCGAGAGCGTGACGGCAGAAAACCATGCGGCGCAGGCCGGTGCGGATGTGCCGGTCAATTCGGTAAAGCGGGTGCTGGGCGCAAGTCTCACCGGCACGGCGGTCGAGTTCTACGATTTTTACATCTACGCCACCGCCGCCGCGCTGGTGTTCGGGCCGCTGTTCTTCCCCTCGCACAACCCGTCGCTGCAACTGCTGGCGGCCTATGCCAGCCTTGGCGTCGCCTTCATCGCCCGGCCGATCGGGGCTGTGGCCTTCGGTCATTTCGGCGACAAGATCGGGCGGAAGTCGACGCTCGTTGCCTCGCTGCTCATCATGGGCGGCTCCACCGTCGCTATCGGCTTCCTGCCCACCTACGAGACCGCCGGATGGCTGGCCCCCGTGCTGCTGTGCCTGATGCGCTTCGGCCAGGGCTTCGGACTGGGCGGCGAATGGGGCGGCGCGGCGCTGCTGGCGGTGGAGAATGCGCCCAAGGGCTGGAAGGGGCGCTTCGGCATGTTCCCGCAACTGGGCGCGCCGGTGGGTTTCATCGCCGCCAACGGCCTGTTCCTGCTGCTGGGGCTGATGCTCACCAAGCAAGACTTCGTGCAGTGGGGCTGGCGGCTGCCGTTCCTCCTGAGTTCGGTGCTGGTGTTCCTGGGGTTGTGGGTGCGGACGCGCCTGGCCGAAACGCCTGCCTTCGCCAGGGCGCTGGCGGAAGCGCCGCCCGAGCGCGTGCCGCTGGCCGTGGTGATGCGCCAGCACCCGCGCGCGCTGGTGGGCGGCATCTTCGCGGTCGTTGCCTGCTTTGCGCTCTTCTATCTCTCCACTGCCTTCATCCTCGGCTACGGCACGACCACGCTGGGTTACGGGCGCGAGGTCTTCCTGCAGGTGATGCTGGGGGCCATCCTGTTCATGGCGGCAGGCATTGCACTGGCGGGGGTGTGGTCGGACTTCTCGACGCCCCGCCGGGTATTGATGGCAGGCTGCGTGCTCACTGTGCCGGCCGGGCTGCTGATGGCTCCGGCGCTCAGCAGCGGCTCGCTGGCAGTGATTTTCGCTTATCTCAGCTTCGCGCTCTTGGTGATGGGGCTGGTTTACGGCCCGCTGGGGGCCTTCCTGCCGAGCCTGTTCCCGGCGCGGGTGCGCTACACGGGCGCGTCCATGACCTTCAACCTCGGCGGCATCTTAGGGGGCTCGCTGACGCCCATGATTGCCCAGATGCTGGCCAGTCACGGCGGGCTGGGGTACGTCGGCCTCTATCTGGCGGCAGCGGGCATCATCAGCTTCGTCGCCATGGTGCCGCTGACGCGGACAGCGGAAGGCTGA
- a CDS encoding TetR/AcrR family transcriptional regulator: MARTQAPDYDDRRQAIADRAAELFARMGFHRASISDLAEACGTSKSALYHYYSSKEAILFDILRDHTELLLETAEETAGAEGDARERLRRLAERFMEIYVDATSKHVVLLNEIGSLPEEQRREVITLQNKVVDIFLSLLVEIRPELETRTALRKPVAMMFMGALNWTYTWFRAEGPITPSQFADLVVDLFIHGLPALPLPEAKR, encoded by the coding sequence ATGGCCCGCACCCAAGCGCCCGATTACGATGACCGCCGACAGGCCATTGCCGATCGCGCCGCCGAGTTGTTCGCGCGCATGGGCTTCCACCGCGCCTCGATTTCCGATCTGGCCGAGGCGTGCGGCACCTCCAAGTCGGCGCTCTATCACTATTATTCGTCGAAAGAGGCGATCCTGTTCGATATCCTGCGGGACCACACCGAGCTGCTGCTGGAAACCGCCGAGGAGACCGCCGGAGCGGAGGGCGACGCCAGGGAGCGCCTGCGCCGCCTCGCCGAGCGGTTCATGGAAATCTACGTAGACGCCACCTCGAAGCATGTGGTGCTGCTGAACGAGATCGGCTCCCTGCCGGAGGAGCAACGCCGCGAGGTCATCACCCTGCAGAACAAGGTGGTGGATATCTTCCTGTCATTGCTGGTTGAAATCCGGCCGGAGCTCGAAACCCGCACGGCCCTTCGCAAACCCGTCGCCATGATGTTCATGGGCGCGCTCAACTGGACCTACACCTGGTTCCGCGCCGAAGGCCCGATCACTCCCAGCCAGTTCGCCGATCTGGTGGTGGACCTGTTCATCCATGGCCTGCCCGCCCTTCCCCTGCCGGAAGCCAAGCGGTAG
- the paaE gene encoding 1,2-phenylacetyl-CoA epoxidase subunit PaaE, translated as MRQFHPLRVAEVKRETPEAVSIQFDVPQELAPVFQYTPGQHLTLKTEIGGQEVRRSYSICSGAHEGLLRIAVKKIPEGVFSGHANEGLKAGDVIEVYPPTGRFSVEIDPEATRSYVAFAAGSGITPVLSILKTVLAHEPKSRFLLVYGNRSPSSIMFMEELAALKDRYMGRLEVLHVLSQGQSDIPLFNGRIDAEKVQAILKHLIDPKAIDYAFVCGPNAMIDTVEATLAKAGVEKKRILTERFLAPDAACATPAARPAMATGAQVTVIIDDQAVSFPDDGTRAILDGALEAGAPVPFACKGGVCCTCRAKVLEGEVEMAINYNLEEDEVAAGYVLTCQSFPKTERVVLSFDA; from the coding sequence ATGCGTCAGTTCCACCCCTTGCGTGTCGCCGAGGTGAAGCGCGAAACGCCCGAGGCCGTCTCCATCCAGTTTGACGTGCCGCAGGAGCTGGCGCCCGTGTTCCAGTACACACCCGGCCAGCACCTCACGCTGAAGACCGAGATTGGCGGGCAGGAAGTGCGTCGCTCCTACTCCATCTGCTCCGGCGCGCATGAGGGGCTGCTCCGCATCGCCGTTAAAAAGATTCCCGAAGGCGTCTTCTCCGGCCACGCCAACGAGGGGCTCAAGGCGGGAGACGTGATCGAGGTCTACCCGCCGACGGGCCGGTTCTCGGTGGAGATCGACCCCGAGGCCACGCGCTCCTACGTCGCTTTTGCTGCGGGCAGCGGTATCACGCCGGTGCTCTCCATCCTGAAAACCGTGCTTGCCCATGAGCCGAAGAGCCGCTTCCTGCTGGTCTACGGCAACCGCAGCCCCTCCAGCATCATGTTCATGGAGGAACTGGCGGCACTCAAGGACCGCTACATGGGCCGCCTTGAGGTGCTGCACGTCCTGAGCCAGGGCCAGTCTGACATTCCGCTCTTCAACGGCCGCATTGATGCGGAGAAGGTGCAGGCGATCCTGAAGCATCTTATCGATCCCAAGGCGATCGACTACGCCTTCGTTTGCGGCCCCAACGCCATGATCGACACGGTGGAAGCCACGCTCGCGAAAGCGGGCGTCGAGAAGAAGCGCATCCTCACCGAGCGTTTCCTCGCCCCCGACGCCGCCTGCGCCACGCCCGCCGCGCGCCCGGCCATGGCGACGGGCGCGCAGGTCACCGTCATCATCGACGATCAGGCCGTCAGCTTCCCCGACGACGGCACGCGGGCCATTCTCGACGGTGCGCTCGAAGCGGGCGCGCCCGTGCCCTTCGCCTGCAAGGGCGGCGTCTGCTGCACCTGCCGCGCCAAGGTGCTGGAAGGCGAGGTAGAAATGGCGATCAACTACAACCTTGAGGAAGATGAAGTGGCGGCGGGCTACGTGCTCACCTGCCAGTCCTTCCCCAAGACGGAGCGCGTGGTCCTCAGCTTCGATGCCTGA
- a CDS encoding EAL domain-containing response regulator, producing the protein MGLRNANESKPAPTDPASAGETMPRILILDDDPDVCAELASLLSDRGYDVRWLTDPHKLETLETFHPDILILDLGMPSRDGFEIIGHLPEHFLNAQLIIASGHDSRIIQAAARRAETRGVRVLGTLRKPYPPGTLLALLRSYTAPAPAAAAPAAPAARSGGRVAELLDPENLEASVTVAFQEKRNLGTESIHGYEALLRSQIPGYSNPELFFQHDVPLELQIAITNLVIRKTLSAAHHLPGTAANNGGLISVNCTPDILCHPHFMTQVEKLLTAEPDVTRVLGIEITEHNTLETAEEIISAAGRLSVRGFQIALDDFGIGINNFDSLLNLHCEEVKMDKKIFWQFFSNRSTDSIIREVIKFCHERNIRVTIEGIETREHMAYAQDLGADYGQGFLWGRPAPLAPTTPAAMH; encoded by the coding sequence ATGGGCCTGCGGAACGCCAACGAATCAAAGCCTGCCCCAACCGACCCGGCCAGCGCCGGCGAGACGATGCCGCGCATTCTCATTCTGGATGACGATCCGGATGTCTGCGCCGAACTGGCCAGCCTGCTCAGCGACCGCGGCTATGACGTCCGCTGGCTGACCGACCCTCACAAGCTGGAAACGCTTGAGACCTTCCATCCCGATATTCTCATCCTCGACCTTGGGATGCCCTCACGCGACGGTTTCGAGATTATCGGCCATCTGCCCGAGCATTTCCTGAACGCCCAGCTCATCATCGCCAGCGGCCATGATTCCCGCATCATCCAGGCCGCCGCCCGCCGCGCCGAAACACGCGGCGTCCGCGTGCTGGGCACCCTGCGGAAGCCCTATCCGCCCGGCACCCTGCTGGCCCTGCTCCGCTCGTACACCGCGCCCGCGCCAGCCGCCGCCGCGCCGGCTGCCCCGGCAGCGCGCTCCGGCGGACGGGTTGCGGAACTGCTGGACCCCGAAAACCTCGAAGCCTCGGTCACCGTGGCCTTTCAGGAGAAGCGCAACCTCGGCACCGAGAGCATCCATGGCTACGAGGCCCTGCTCCGCAGCCAGATCCCCGGCTATTCCAACCCGGAGCTCTTCTTCCAGCACGATGTCCCGCTTGAGCTGCAAATCGCCATCACCAACCTGGTCATTCGCAAGACCCTATCGGCGGCGCACCACCTCCCCGGCACGGCGGCGAACAATGGCGGGCTTATTTCGGTCAACTGCACGCCCGATATCCTGTGCCACCCGCATTTCATGACGCAGGTGGAGAAACTGCTGACCGCCGAGCCGGATGTCACCCGCGTCCTCGGCATTGAAATCACCGAGCACAACACGCTGGAAACCGCCGAGGAGATCATCTCGGCGGCCGGGCGGCTTTCCGTGCGCGGCTTTCAGATCGCGCTCGATGATTTTGGCATCGGCATCAACAACTTCGACTCGCTGCTCAACCTGCATTGCGAGGAAGTGAAGATGGACAAGAAGATCTTCTGGCAGTTCTTCTCCAACCGCTCGACCGACAGCATCATCCGCGAGGTCATCAAGTTCTGCCACGAACGCAACATCCGGGTCACCATCGAGGGCATCGAGACCCGCGAACACATGGCCTACGCCCAGGACCTCGGCGCGGACTACGGCCAAGGCTTCCTCTGGGGCCGCCCCGCGCCGCTGGCGCCAACCACTCCGGCCGCCATGCACTGA